One Leptospira ellinghausenii genomic region harbors:
- a CDS encoding nucleotidyl transferase AbiEii/AbiGii toxin family protein encodes MNKIFIHNDPEWESLLRIVSSEQDIPVSLIEKDYWIMHVLYSLSESGFQFSMKGGTSLSKGFKIIDRFSEDIDLLIKDKDFESRSSQENKTEKAILKRKNFFENIKEKLKVPGSVGKELNYSDDSCRNAEIPITYPTHFHVSGIKEHILLEIGFDDVEPSRKITISSWVFDYISSKGNVGGYIDNRAIDVNCYLPQYTFVEKLQAISTKFRQMIAGVEIKNFARHYYDMYKLLNNAEVQAFVGSEEYRRHKLKRFRKDDETDLTKNEAFILSNSAHRQEVENRYKNTEALYYRDYPTLDEILASIKSFLPKL; translated from the coding sequence ATGAATAAAATATTCATCCATAATGATCCAGAATGGGAATCGCTCCTAAGAATCGTTTCGAGTGAGCAGGACATTCCTGTGTCATTGATCGAGAAAGATTACTGGATTATGCATGTCTTGTATTCTTTATCGGAATCAGGATTTCAGTTTAGCATGAAAGGTGGTACGTCTCTTTCCAAAGGATTCAAAATAATCGATCGATTTTCCGAAGATATTGATTTACTTATTAAAGATAAGGACTTTGAATCGAGAAGTTCGCAAGAGAATAAGACAGAAAAGGCTATACTTAAAAGGAAAAATTTCTTTGAAAACATTAAAGAGAAATTGAAAGTTCCAGGATCGGTAGGCAAAGAACTCAACTATAGCGATGATTCATGCAGAAATGCGGAGATTCCCATCACATATCCAACCCACTTCCATGTATCAGGAATTAAAGAACACATTCTATTAGAAATTGGATTTGATGATGTCGAACCATCTCGTAAAATAACCATTTCTTCTTGGGTTTTCGATTACATTTCTTCAAAAGGTAATGTAGGAGGTTACATCGATAATCGAGCTATTGACGTTAATTGCTACTTACCTCAGTATACTTTTGTAGAAAAGCTACAAGCCATTTCGACTAAATTTAGGCAGATGATTGCAGGAGTCGAAATTAAAAACTTTGCACGGCACTATTATGACATGTATAAGTTATTAAATAATGCCGAGGTGCAAGCATTCGTTGGTTCTGAAGAATACAGAAGACACAAATTAAAGCGTTTTAGAAAAGATGATGAGACTGATTTAACAAAGAATGAAGCCTTTATTTTATCTAATTCTGCTCATCGACAGGAAGTAGAGAATAGATACAAAAATACTGAGGCTCTTTACTATCGAGATTATCCTACCTTGGATGAAATCCTAGCATCGATCAAATCATTTCTTCCAAAGCTATAA